A part of Antennarius striatus isolate MH-2024 chromosome 21, ASM4005453v1, whole genome shotgun sequence genomic DNA contains:
- the LOC137588904 gene encoding parvalbumin-like EF-hand-containing protein, whose amino-acid sequence MEDDFRPQVKKIALAMGASLTEQEIDRMPREMRLHGIFNYGKFLEYMRQFKTSEQLEEAIKKAFVMLDKDSSGYIEWNEIKYILSTVPTASPLAPLSDEEADAVIHAADTDGDGRIDYREFSDMVKMEKKPRK is encoded by the exons ATGGAGGACGACTTTCGGCCGCAAGTGAAGAAGATTGCGTTGGCCATGGGCGCCTCTCTTACAGAGCAAGAAATTGACCGGATGCCACGAGAGATGAGATTGCATG GAATCTTCAACTACGGGAAATTTCTGGAATACATGAGGCAGTTCAAGACCTCAGAGCAGCTTGAAGAGGCCATCAAGAAGGCGTTTGTGATGCTCGATAAAGACAGCAGCGGATACATAGAGTGGAATGAGATCAA GTACATCTTGTCGACGGTACCGACTGCATCTCCATTAGCGCCTCTCTCTGATGAGGAGGCTGATGCTGTGATCCATGCTGCTGATACTGATGGAGACGGACGGATTGACTACAGGG AGTTCTCGGACATGGTGAAGATGGAAAAGAAACCAAGAAAATAG
- the habp2 gene encoding hyaluronan-binding protein 2: MLTAGALLISLSILSVYGQDTNLEDTYIDYGDYDSSNTHNVLIDFGDWLFDLLDENVCEPNPCHNGGSCVTKSDTEFTCLCPEPYAGKRCQKVRNICENVDCGRGDCVVNLNKPEFYECKCRPPFLGPNCRLSSISNCQPNPCKNGGSCIRGNRRFRCACPNGYTGKLCEAAPNDCYEGNGETYRGVASMTEDGLECLDWHSFFILANGEDPFTLYSDFNGLEDNHCRNPDGDDKPWCFIKKQGKLEWNFCKVRKCSEAQTNAPSVGPPVQAQFSQCGIPQPTRVGRIFGGKKSVPGAHPWQVSVQTRTRGSSEAFGHICGGILIKSCWVLTAGHCIGPNDDYQVVLGGVNLDKQEEMDQTIPVIQTILHENYRETPHAVYNDIALLKLKVMDSPYCAKETRFVKTVCLPDQAFPTGKECVISGWGATETERYSNQLMNARVFLISDERCKTPQVYGDVLDNTMLCAGTLQGGIDSCQGDSGGPLVCQQDGTYYITGVVSWGDGCGQKNKPGVYANVRTFTRWINSRIN, from the exons ATGTTGACAGCAGGGGCCTTGCTCATCAGCTTAAGCATATTGAGTGTTTATGGACAAGACACGAAT ctaGAAGATACAT ACATAGATTATGGAGATTATGacagcagcaacacacacaacGTCTTAATTGATTTTGGTGACTGGTTGTTTGACCTTTTGGATGAGA ATGTCTGTGAGCCAAACCCTTGCCACAATGGCGGCTCATGTGTAACTAAATCTGATACAGAATTCACATGCCTTTGTCCTGAGCCTTATGCTGGTAAAAGGTGTCAAAAAG TGAGAAATATTTGCGAGAATGTTGACTGTGGTCGTGGTGACTGTGTCGTCAACCTGAACAAGCCTGAGTTTTATGAGTGCAAGTGCAGACCTCCTTTCCTTGGACCTAACTGCAGATTAT CATCAATATCGAACTGTCAACCCAATCCTTGTAAGAATGGAGGCTCTTGCATTAGAGGGAATCGGCGCTTCCGCTGTGCTTGTCCTAACGGTTACACTGGAAAATTGTGTGAAGCTG CTCCAAACGATTGTTATGAGGGAAATGGAGAGACATACAGAGGTGTAGCCAGCATGACAGAAGATGGTCTGGAGTGTCTGGACTGGCACTCGTTTTTCATTTTAGCAAATGGAGAAGATCCCTTTACCTTGTACTCAGACTTTAACGGACTGGAAGACAACCATTGCAG gAACCCAGATGGCGATGACAAACCCTGGTGTTTCATTAAAAAGCAGGGAAAACTGGAGTGGAATTTCTGTAAAGTGAGAAAGTGCTCTGAAG CCCAGACCAATGCACCGTCAGTTGGCCCACCAGTGCAAGCCCAGTTCTCCCAGTGTGGTATACCACAGCCCACTAGAGTTGGAAGGATTTTTGGGGGCAAAAAGTCTGTCCCCGGGGCCCACCCCTGGCAGGTGTCTGTgcaaaccagaaccagagggTCATCTGAGGCGTTTGGTCATATTTGTGGTGGCATCCTCATCAAATCCTGCTGGGTCCTCACTGCTGGCCACTGCAT tGGTCCAAATGATGACTACCAGGTGGTGTTGGGAGGAGTGAACTTAGATAAACAGGAGGAGATGGACCAGACCATTCCAGTCATACAAACAATTCTTCATGAGAATTACAGAGAAACTCCACATGCTGTCTACAATGACATTg CTCTGCTTAAGCTCAAAGTTATGGACAGTCCTTACTGTGCCAAAGAAACTCGCTTTGTGAAAACTGTGTGTCTACCGGACCAGGCCTTCCCAACTGGAAAGGAGTGTGTGATCTCTGGATGGGGAGCCACTGAAACCg AGAGGTACAGCAACCAGCTAATGAATGCTCGAGTTTTCCTGATCTCTGATGAACGATGCAAAACTCCTCAAGTTTATGGAGATGTTTTGGACAACACTATGTTATGTGCAGGGACATTGCAAGGTGGCATTGACTCCTGTCAG GGTGACTCAGGTGGACCCTTGGTGTGTCAGCAAGATGGTACATACTATATCACCGGTGTGGTCAGCTGGGGAGATGGGTGTGGTCAGAAGAACAAGCCTGGCGTCTACGCCAATGTACGCACATTTACCAGGTGGATCAATAGCAGGATCAACTGA